A single Silvibacterium dinghuense DNA region contains:
- a CDS encoding FAD-dependent thymidylate synthase has product MKEEKPDAGTAAERPRNQTEVFAVHGADPEVLAYAMAKYSRSALSMKESLREISSQRAEQFLNTFYFQYGHRSIADLAHLAFAIERLSLLAAIVLVDEQRWDGQERSTRYQNFRTSGWYLPDFASDTASETEFKAGIDSLFAAYHEVAEGVAESLKRTVAKPEEMKPEAYERTLKARAFDVARYLLPLATNTSLGQIVNARTLETQVSRLLSSPFAEIRELGEKLRVAASGAAWNVRAEEMAGVQHEIRKLDVELGDRTSALLMREVKVAPTLVKYAAPNEYEIRTRAELRQAVAELMSGEAIDAAPVVDLVEADPSLEVELATTLLYGACHYPYRQIQKRVAALDEVRRNEIIALGVRHRGRHDELLREFSAGQALKFDILMDIGGFRDMHRHRKCTQIMQSFTSLHGFDVPEGLAEAGLEARYSEAMTAAHAAYEKLAAGPVPEAAERAQYLLPLGTRNRSLFKMDFAEALYISELRSAPQGHFSYRRVAWEMYKAVEVRHPALARYFRVTDVNEPVDLLKR; this is encoded by the coding sequence GTGAAGGAAGAAAAACCCGACGCGGGAACCGCCGCAGAGCGTCCCCGGAACCAGACAGAGGTCTTTGCGGTGCACGGGGCCGATCCCGAGGTGCTGGCCTATGCCATGGCCAAGTATTCGCGCTCGGCGCTGTCGATGAAGGAATCGCTCCGGGAGATCTCCAGCCAACGCGCCGAGCAGTTCCTCAATACCTTTTATTTTCAGTATGGACATCGTTCCATTGCCGACCTGGCGCATCTGGCTTTTGCCATCGAGCGCCTCTCGCTCCTGGCGGCGATTGTGCTGGTGGACGAGCAGCGCTGGGATGGGCAGGAGCGCTCGACGCGCTATCAGAACTTCCGCACCAGCGGCTGGTATCTGCCTGACTTTGCCAGCGATACGGCTTCGGAGACGGAGTTCAAGGCGGGGATAGACTCCCTGTTTGCCGCTTATCACGAGGTCGCCGAAGGCGTTGCCGAGAGCCTGAAGCGCACGGTCGCAAAGCCCGAGGAGATGAAGCCCGAGGCCTACGAGCGCACGCTCAAGGCGCGAGCCTTTGACGTGGCGCGCTACCTGCTGCCGCTGGCGACCAACACTTCGCTGGGGCAGATTGTGAATGCGCGCACGCTCGAGACGCAGGTTTCGAGGCTGCTTTCGAGCCCCTTTGCCGAGATTCGCGAACTGGGCGAAAAGCTGCGCGTGGCGGCAAGCGGCGCGGCCTGGAATGTCCGTGCCGAGGAGATGGCCGGCGTCCAGCACGAAATTCGCAAGCTGGATGTGGAGCTGGGCGACCGGACTTCAGCGTTGCTGATGCGCGAGGTGAAGGTAGCTCCGACGCTGGTGAAGTATGCGGCGCCGAACGAGTACGAGATCCGCACCCGCGCCGAGCTGCGGCAGGCTGTTGCCGAACTGATGTCGGGTGAGGCCATCGACGCGGCCCCGGTGGTCGATCTCGTTGAGGCCGATCCAAGCCTCGAGGTCGAGCTGGCGACGACGCTGCTTTATGGGGCATGCCACTATCCCTACCGGCAGATTCAGAAGCGGGTCGCCGCGCTCGACGAAGTACGGCGCAACGAGATCATTGCACTCGGTGTCCGTCATCGTGGACGTCATGACGAACTGCTGCGCGAGTTCTCCGCCGGGCAGGCGCTCAAGTTCGACATCCTCATGGATATCGGCGGCTTCCGCGACATGCACCGCCATCGCAAGTGCACGCAGATCATGCAGTCTTTCACCTCGCTGCATGGTTTCGATGTGCCTGAAGGGCTGGCCGAGGCCGGGCTCGAGGCTCGTTACAGCGAGGCGATGACGGCGGCCCACGCCGCCTATGAGAAGCTGGCTGCCGGACCGGTGCCCGAAGCGGCCGAGCGGGCGCAGTACCTGCTGCCGCTGGGCACACGCAATCGTTCGCTCTTCAAGATGGACTTTGCCGAGGCGCTCTACATCTCCGAGCTACGTTCGGCGCCGCAGGGACACTTCTCCTATCGCCGCGTGGCCTGGGAGATGTACAAGGCTGTCGAGGTCCGGCATCCGGCACTGGCCCGCTACTTCCGGGTCACGGATGTGAATGAGCCGGTCGACCTGCTGAAACGCTAG